CCTACCCATACGAGATCACGAAAGAATTCTCAAATGGAGATGGTTCGCCTCAAATCATTATCACTGCTGTCGATAGCCTAAAATCCCGCATTCTCTTTTATAGGTCCGCGAAAAACCTCACTGCACACTACTGGATGGATACCGGGAACACGGCGGATACGGGGCAGGTTATATTCGGATCGGTTAATCCGGTGGAACAACCTGATAAACCAGGAGTAACACCGTACCTTCCTAACGCTGTAGACCTCTACGGCAATAGTCTCTCAGTCGGTGAGGAAGACAATCAGGGCCCAAGCTGCTCTATGGCGGAAGCCCTAAACAGGCAGGATCTCTTTATTAATCAAATGGTCGCAACCTGCGCACTTCATATTCTGTGGCAGGGATTCAGATACGGGTATCTCACACAGCATGGCGCATTCATCGATATGCAGTCGATGACGACGCGACCGCTTCCCGTAGACCCTGAAACATGGAATAGAATGGGGTGGAAAGGAATCAGGGAAAAGAAGAAAAAATCTAAGTCGGTAGGATAAAGTGCACTATAAGCTTCGCAAGCCTCTAACTCAAAAAGTTAGAGGCTTTTTTTATGCATTATATGTTTGCTGCAAGACAAACTTTATTATGATTGACGACCTATATGGTAAATAGTAGCATTTTACAAATTGTAGCTTGCAGCAGATTAAGTGTTAGGCGGAAGCAAGTATGACGAGGAATGAAGAACCGATGATCTCGCTGCTCAAGTCAGCCAAAGTACCCAAAGTCCCGCGACCTCCTCCCTCTGTGCCAATATAAGTGAGACACTTTCCACCCAATAGTTTAGACTCGAAGGGTGGGAAGGAGAACGCGAATGAAAGAGAGGTGAAATAGAGATGTTCGCAACCCTTGTCGGCACAAATACCGGAGGCCCCGCGAGCATAGGATGATATTTGATAGGCTCAACGGGATTGCGATAGAACATGGATTTGTTCCGCCGGACAAGCCAATGCAGGTGCAACCTGATGGCCCTCTTGATGGTTGGTCACTCGAACAGAAAGGGCCAATTGACAAGAAAGCCGATTTCATCCTCGCTGTCACTGCCCCACGTGTGCCCGGAATCTCGCCTATTTTCCCCGTGTACATGACCATTTCCAGGCCGCTTTTTACGGTCATTGTTATGGATTCTTTCTTTGTAGTATCGCGTGAAAACCGGCGCGATGTATAGGAGTTCAAGGACAGTGCTAATATAGAGAACTCATTTAAATCTTTTTTAAAATCGATCCCAAGACCGTGAAACCAAGCATAGAGGTTAGCGGTGAGAAACGATAAAGAATATAAGACAAACCATTGCCTAACGGCTTGTAGCGGATCGCCGAAAAAGCCGGCTCCCGCTGAAGCCAAGCGTTCGGCCAAAGGAGAAACTGAAATGAAACGGAACATGGATGCTGAATCTCTCGCGGAGGCTGAAAACATCCTCCATGTGTCGCGAATCAGTGCAAAGTGGTTAAGGCAGGAGCGACAACCACTGGGGGGCTGGGGCAATGAGGATGGGCAAACCGTCATTGGAGAGAAGACGAAAGGTGTCGTCCTCGCGGATAAGCTGGATTGCCGGTATGCCGAGCATACGCTGGAACTTCAGGAGCGTCTTCGAGGGTCTGCTCTCTGAGAGTTTTGCCTCGATGAGGAAGAGTGGGTGATGTTCGTTGGCGACAAGGAAGTCCACCTCCTCTTTTTCCTTGTTCCGCACGAAGTGGAGGGAGAAGCTCCCAAGCCCCCTGTTGTTCCAGCAGGTCACGGCGCGCCAGAGCTCGATGGCCACCATGTTCTCGAAGCGAACCCCGGGATCTTTAATACGCGGGACATCCCAAAGATAATACTTCCTCTCTTTCTGTATGGCCCTCGCCACCTTATCTGTCCAAGCTGGGATGCTAAAAACAAGGAAAAACCTTTCGAATATGTCGAGCCAGCTCCGCACGGCATTATATGAGCAATGGAGAGTCTCTGCCAGGGAAGTGACAGAAAGAGAGCTCCCCGTGCGGGAAGGGAGCAAGGCGTAAAGGGTCTCCATATTTGCCACGGACTTGACGTCGGTAAGGTCCCGGATATCTTCCCGGATAATCTGGCCTGCATAGGTCTGGGACCACCTCCTGTATGAGGCGGGACGGTTTATGAGGAAAGGCTCGGGGAACCCGCTTACCTCCTCCATCTGAGACCAGATAATCTGCAATTCGCCGGTTCGCTCCATGGTCACATACAACGGATCACGGAGAAATTCCTCCATAGAACGGTTTGCCTCAGCCAGTTCGGCAATAGTAAAAGGCCACAGGTGGAATGGGAGGTAACGTCCCGCAAGGGAATCCCCACCTTTCTGGTACATGTCCAGCCTCCCGCTGCCTGTCACGAGGAAACGGTACTGCTCGCGATATCCATCGTAAACACCTTTGAGGTAGTTCTTCCAGTCACGATACTTGTGGATTTCGTCGAAAATGATGAAAGGGATTGAGTTGTCCTTGCGTACCACCTCTTCGAAGAAGGCCGGGTTCTCAAGGAGCCTTGCCCTGTCTGCCGGGATATCCCAGTTCCAGTACAGGGTATTCGGAAAGTTGCCGGAGATTATCCTTGCCAGCGTTGTTTTTCCGGTCTGGCGTGGTCCTGCAAGGAAGACCATCTCCTTATCTGTGGCCAGTTCTTGCCATATCCGGGTATAAAGGCTACGGGCTTTCATTCAGTACATATCTTTTCACTAAACTGAAAAATAGTCAAGACTATTTTGCTTTGGTGAGAAATATAGTCAGAGTTTATGGACAGCACCCGTTCAGAGAGCTATCTTCATATTTTGCACCAACTTCCTTACAGGGGGTCTTATCCGCTTCCGAAGAAAAAACACATGAAAAACCGATGCCAACATTTATATTCGTCCTCCCTCCTATTGCATAGCACATAATGAATCTGGTTTTTTTTTCATGCTTTCAAAAAACTGTTGCATGTTGGGAGGTGGCTAAGTAGTTTCTTTGGTAAGGTATATTTGATTTTGTTAATCTGTTCCCTGCCGTATCGTAGGCATACTGTTCGGTATATCCATCGCCGTAATCCACTTTTGTAATCCTGTTGAGAGAGTCGTAGGTATACTGTATTGTTGATGAAAAAACGGTAAGAGGAATGATAACAAGGAACATCATAACAACAAAACAAAATGACCATCTATATTGTGGTATCATTCCAAACCCCCTGGTTTTTTGACAACATGGGTAATTCTATGATATATTTCAACTACATTTGGAACAAAGAAACGTTTTTACTCTGTGAACACAATCCGAAATGGGAGGGCAGATGAAACTTCATGCAATCGTTGAACAGGATGAAGCGGGTTACTATGCGGTAGAGATACCGGCCATGCCGGGATGCCTGTCTCAGGGCAAAACGTATGAAGAGGCAATGGCAAACATTACGGAAGCCATCGAGGGATGGCTGGAAGTGATGGAGTCCAAGCAACAGTATGATCCATCCGCTCTTATTGAAATTGCTGTGTAGGGCGATACAGAATGTTGAACCTTTGCTCGGGCCGGGAAGCAGTCCGCAAATTTCAGAAGGCTGGCTGGACTCTTGCACGCCAAAGAGGCTCCCATATAATGATGACCAAGCCCGGATATCAATGGACACTTTCAATACCCCAGCACGATGAGCTTGGCCCCGGTCTTCTTCGGAAACTGCTCCGGCAAGCCGGGATAAGCGAAAAGGAATTCAATGAACTGTAATCTGTTTTTACCCTCATAGCATACCCTCATATAATCTCATAAACTCAATACAAACCCCACTGGTAGAACTTGCCACCTAACCAATCGGTAGTTGTATTGATAGCTTTTTCAACATCGCTGCCCGTGATGGAAAGATCCTTCCCCCCTGTTATTTGTCTCAGAGGACTTGTTGCTATATCGACCAGGGTATTGACAGATACAGCTGTCATTGACGTGGCTGTGTCTTTTGCTGTCTCGATCCAGTCATCAGCCGTTGCACTTCTTATATTCGAAGAAAGATTTTTAGCGAAAGTCAAAATATTTCTGAGCCCTCCGAGTTCGTTTCCGGTATTCATGAAGAGAGATATGAACTGCGAAGCCTTGCTGTAATTTTTCAGGAAGGCACTTTGAGCCCCAGCCAACTTTATGAAGTCACCCCCCAAATGTTCCGTAGTCCTCAGCAGATCAATGAACTGATCCTCAAGGCTGTAACCCAAACCGTTGATAAGCCCATTATGGTAAATGTCGGAACTGCTGCGATAAGCAATTACCCCTCCCTCCCTCGCCGAGAAGCCGCTTATATCTATCAGCCTTATGGGGTTATTCAACGCGTAGACATAGCGGTTGAGGGTCTGGGGGTCGCCGACTTTTCCTGTCAACATATCTTTTGTCAAAAACCTTCCGGTTTCCGGCATGTAATACCGGGCTCTTACGTAATAGAAGCCGTTTCCTTCGTCCATGACACCGTGCCTTCCCAGATAGGTGAAGGTGTTTTTTGGTTGTGCCGCTGTAAAATCCGGAAAAGTGCCGCTTCTGTTGTTCACATCCCCGAATGTTTCATACAGGTAGGCATCGGTGATGTTTCCGCTTGCATCGGTAAGGGCAACAGCGCTTCCCCTCGAATCGTAAAGGTAGTAACGGGCAGCATTATTGGGGAGAATCTTTGCGATAAGCCCAAGCCCGTATACGTAATATGCCGTTCCAGCTCCATTTCCGTCAGTTTCGGCAAGGAGAGTGGGGAGGGTGCTACTTCTGCAAAGAACATATGGGCGCCTCTCTCTGCACGATTGGTCCTGGTGGCATGGAAGACTATCCTCGAACGATGGCTGAACTTGAAGTCCGCGCAGTGCAGGGGTGTTAGCAATGGTACTCTATGCCCTGGCTGCCAGCCACAACATATTAGGTGCGACTTGAACTAAGGAGATATCCCGGATTGTTTTTTAGCAAGCTTTTTAGCTGTTTCGTCGAGTTCTATTGTTCCAAGTGTTGGTTTTCTTCGTCCGATAAATGAACTACGATCAACAAGCTCTGGATCTCCGCGAGAAACTTCATGAATAAATATCTGACAGATTGCAGTTCCAGGCTTTATTATGATTGGTATTTCCCCTACATTTGATAGCTCAAGCGTCAGGCATCCGGTAAAGCCAGGATGTACACCAGTTGCAGTCGCTATGATTAGTCCATGTCGTCCCCAAGAAGAACGTCCGATAACATAGGCTGCTCGATCGGCTGGCAGCCTAATCCATTCCATAGTAATACCAAGAACGAAGTTTCTGGGATGGAGAACAAATCCCTCACCGAAAGGCACATAGTAGGATTTTGTCAGCTTTGCCTCATTGGGAGCATCCGTTTGTTTTTCATACACGTCAAAAAAACCCGCACGACTCGGACGACAAGCAAGAAACCAACAACCCAGGCGAATATCTATAGAAGCAGCACCGGATTTCTTAAGGTCTTCAAGTTCTGGTTGCGGAGTAATGATTAGCGGATCTTTTTCATTTAGCGGGCTTATTAATTCTTGTGCTATTTGGTTTGCTTTTAGGATCATGCTGGTTTCTCCAAACGCTCGTAGATTTCAGCTATCTCCATACTCTTGAGTATAATATCCCGCAGAATGCGGTCTCTATTCCTTCTTGTATCTTTTTCATCGATTCCCTTGATTTGAGGAATGCCTTCCCACAAATTTTCATTCATGTTACACTCCCATCCTGCATTCATAATATCCACAAGCGAGGCTGGCTTTTTGATCGGCATAACATAAGCGCTAAAGAGTTTGCTGATGTCCCTCACGTTATCGAGGTTTTTCTCTGGGACATCGTTTTTGCTCGCGAAATTCTTTGCCAGCTTAATTAATTCCCCCTCAAACGAGGCAGACACTACATCTGCAAGTGAAACGAGCAAGGCTGTTGCCGGATCGGCTGGTTCAAGTTCTTTTTCGAAGGACGATTCATACTCCGCATCAACATTAACCCCCAGCACCTTGGCTGCCTGTACATGGTGCGAAACACGACGTGTGATATTGGGGTATCTCAGCGAGCGCAGTCCTGACGTCCCCGGGGATAGTAAATAGGCGAAAGCATACAAAAATGACTCAGCAAAGAGACATACTCCAAAGAAGTCGCAGAACATCTCTTCAACCTGTAACTTTGCCCACGTATAAGCCGGACGCAAAGATTGTTGAGCAAACATGTCTCCGCTCTCTATGTCCTCCTTGCGATATTGCGGATAGAGAACATTGTAATCGCTCCACCTATTGTTTATCAACTCCTTCAGTATGCCTTCCTCGATTAGTTGCTCGTAATTCGTCGAAAAGCGTTCATGTTCCCAAATGGAGTGTCCCAACTCATGCCCCGCAAGAGGTAGCAAGAGTGGATTGGACGATTCCGGGGCAGGCAGGCCGATTAGGACAAATCCACTCAGGGGTCCAGTACCGGCGCGATAGACAAATGGAGAAAATTCCCATTCCGACGAGATAATTAATTTCGCA
The genomic region above belongs to Pseudomonadota bacterium and contains:
- a CDS encoding ATP-binding protein translates to MKARSLYTRIWQELATDKEMVFLAGPRQTGKTTLARIISGNFPNTLYWNWDIPADRARLLENPAFFEEVVRKDNSIPFIIFDEIHKYRDWKNYLKGVYDGYREQYRFLVTGSGRLDMYQKGGDSLAGRYLPFHLWPFTIAELAEANRSMEEFLRDPLYVTMERTGELQIIWSQMEEVSGFPEPFLINRPASYRRWSQTYAGQIIREDIRDLTDVKSVANMETLYALLPSRTGSSLSVTSLAETLHCSYNAVRSWLDIFERFFLVFSIPAWTDKVARAIQKERKYYLWDVPRIKDPGVRFENMVAIELWRAVTCWNNRGLGSFSLHFVRNKEKEEVDFLVANEHHPLFLIEAKLSESRPSKTLLKFQRMLGIPAIQLIREDDTFRLLSNDGLPILIAPAPQWLSLLP
- a CDS encoding RHS repeat protein, with amino-acid sequence MIPQYRWSFCFVVMMFLVIIPLTVFSSTIQYTYDSLNRITKVDYGDGYTEQYAYDTAGNRLTKSNIPYQRNYLATSQHATVF
- a CDS encoding type II toxin-antitoxin system HicB family antitoxin; translated protein: MKLHAIVEQDEAGYYAVEIPAMPGCLSQGKTYEEAMANITEAIEGWLEVMESKQQYDPSALIEIAV
- a CDS encoding type II toxin-antitoxin system HicA family toxin; this translates as MLNLCSGREAVRKFQKAGWTLARQRGSHIMMTKPGYQWTLSIPQHDELGPGLLRKLLRQAGISEKEFNEL
- a CDS encoding RHS repeat-associated core domain-containing protein — its product is MNNRSGTFPDFTAAQPKNTFTYLGRHGVMDEGNGFYYVRARYYMPETGRFLTKDMLTGKVGDPQTLNRYVYALNNPIRLIDISGFSAREGGVIAYRSSSDIYHNGLINGLGYSLEDQFIDLLRTTEHLGGDFIKLAGAQSAFLKNYSKASQFISLFMNTGNELGGLRNILTFAKNLSSNIRSATADDWIETAKDTATSMTAVSVNTLVDIATSPLRQITGGKDLSITGSDVEKAINTTTDWLGGKFYQWGLY
- the dcd gene encoding dCTP deaminase, with the translated sequence MILKANQIAQELISPLNEKDPLIITPQPELEDLKKSGAASIDIRLGCWFLACRPSRAGFFDVYEKQTDAPNEAKLTKSYYVPFGEGFVLHPRNFVLGITMEWIRLPADRAAYVIGRSSWGRHGLIIATATGVHPGFTGCLTLELSNVGEIPIIIKPGTAICQIFIHEVSRGDPELVDRSSFIGRRKPTLGTIELDETAKKLAKKQSGISP